ATCAGTGCGGCAGCGTCCGGCGTCGGCGGGAACTCGAAGGAGAAGTTGCCGTCGGCGTCGATCTCGAGGTCGGTGTCGCGGACGATCGCGACCACCCGGTCCGACCAGGCTCCTGGTGAGGGTTCGTTGTACGCCGTCACCGAAAAGTACACGCTGTCACCCTTATTGCCGCTGATGCGGTAGCGGCGACTCGGGTCAACCGGGCACATGTAGTAGTAGGCGTCGGTGTTGTCGCCGCCCCACCGGCGATCGCGCCGGAACGGCGTGTTCACCGCGACGAACTGGGGACGACCGGGCTCGGTGAACAGGTAGCTGTCGAGTGCCACGCCGAGGGTGGCGCCGAGCATGCGGTAGCCATCGCCGACGTGCCGGTCGTCGGTCACCGCGCGATCGCCTTCGAGAAATGAACGGTCGAGTTCGCCCAGGGCACTGAGCAATTGACGCCAGGCTGCCGTCGATTCGTGCGTCGTCATGCTGTGGTTCCTTTCACGATCCCGGTCAGGAGCAACGTCGTAGTGCGGTCGATCCAGGTGTCATCGAGTGCGGCGGGACGGGTCAGCAGGCCCAGCAGCGTCACCCCCGCCACCGCTTCGGCGAGTTCGGGAGCGGACACATCCGGCCGGATTTCGCCCCGCGCCGACGCTTTCGCGAGTAGGTCGTTCAGTCCGCCGCCGATGAGGCCGCCGAAGCGCTCCAGTAGCGCCGAATGCAGGCTGGGGTCCGCCGCCATCTCGCCGATCAGGCCGGGCAGTGCCGCCTTGGCTGCCGGGGTGCTCAGGACATCCTTTGTACGACAGATCATTTCGCGCAGATCGCGGCGCAGCGAGCCGGTGTCGGGGATGTCGGTCGCGGCGCTGATGGGAAACACCGCCTCGTGCACGAGGTGCGCCTTGCTCGGCCAGCGCCGGTAGATCGCGGGCTTGCTGGTGCCGGCGCGCCTGGCAATGGCGGACACCAGCAGGCCTGGGTAACCCGTTTCGGCCAGCAGCTCGACCGTGGCGTCCAGCACCGCCGCGTCGATGCGCGGATCACGAGGCCGACCGAGCTCTTCTACCATTACGAAACTCAGAGTAACATAATTCGCCGTGACCGAATCCGTAGTGCTCGATGATCTGGCCGAACCCCGTTTCAGCGCCGAGGCGCAGCCGATCCTGGACATGATGGCCACCATGGCCCCGGAGTGCCGACTGGATGCAGATGCATTGTGCGCCAGGGCAAGTGCCGATACCGGCCTGCAGGATTTCGGTCCCGCGGACTACCGGGAACGGCTCGAAGTTTACCTGTCGGCGCTGCGCGACATCGACGGCCTGCACCCGGCCGGGGTGGTCAACTTCTATGGACAGTTGTTGCAGTTGCTGAAGAACAGACTGTTGTTGGCCGATCTGCTGCGTCGCCACCCCGAGATCAACGACATCGAACTGCGCTCCCCGGTGGTGATCGCCGGGCTGCCCCGCACCGGCACCACCCACCTGCACAATCTGCTGGCCTCAGCGCCCACCTTCCGCACCATGCCGTACTGGGAGAGCAACGAGCCGTTTCCGCTGGCGTCGGAAGCCGGCATCGAGCCGGATCCGCGGCGCGCGCGCATGGACGTCGCAGTCAGTGTGATCAACCTGGTGATGCCGCATTTCCCTCTCATGCACGAGATGACCACCGACCACGTCCACGAAGAGATTCAACTGCTGGCCAACGACTTTTCGACGATGCTGTTCGAGACGCTCGCCCACGTGCCCGCCTGGCGCGACTACTACCAGGCCCACGATCAGTCGCCGCACTACCGATACCTCGCCACGCAGCTCAAGGCGATGCAGTTTCTGCGCGGTGGCGAGCGCTGGCTGCTCAAGTCTCCTCAGCATCTCGAGCAGGTGCCGGTGCTGAACGGAGTGTTTCCGGACAGCATCGTCGTCTTCACGCACCGCGACCCGGTGCCGGTGGCGCTGTCGATGGTCGCGATGATCACCTACTCCGCGCGGATGCACCGCTCACCGGTGCCGGTCGAGCAGATCGCCGGTTACTGGATCGACCGCCTCGAGCAGATGCTCAACGCCCTGGTCCGCGACCGCGATGTGATCGGCCCGGACCGTTCCGTCGACGTCCGTTTCGACGACTTCATGGCCGACGAACTCGGCGTGGCCGAGCGGCTCTACGCGCTGGCCGGCGAACCGTTCACCGACGCGGCGCGTGCGGCGATCACCGGTTACCTGGGCGGCCATCAACGCGGCCGGCTGGGGACTGTGGCCACGTCATTCGAGATGTTCGGACTCGCCGAGGAAGATCTGCGGGCCCGGTTCGCGCCCTACGTCGACCGCTTCCTGAAGTAGGTTCTTTCACCATGACCATCTCCTTGCCCGTTCTCGAAGGCGTCGAACACCGGTTCATCGATGTGGGCGGGGGAGTCACGATTCACGTCGCCGACGCCGGCCCGGCCGACGGACCGGCGATCATGCTGGTGCACGGCTTCCCGGAGAACTGGTGGGAATGGCACGCGCTGATCGGACCGCTGGCCGCTGACGGCTACCGGGTGCTGTGCCCCGACCTGCGCGGGGCGGGCTGGAGTTCGGCACCGCCGTCGACGTACACCAAGGACGAGATGGCCGGCGACCTGTTGACGGTGCTGGACAAGCTGGGCATCGCCACGGTCAAGCTCGCCGCGCACGACTGGGGCGGCCCGGTCGCCTTCATCCTGATGTTGCGCCACCCGGACCGGGTGACCGGCTTCTTCGGGATGAACACCGTCGCGCCCTGGGTGAAGCGCGATCTGTCCTCGGTCCGCAATATCTGGCGACTCTGGTACCAGATTCCGATCTCGCTGCCGGTCATCGGGCCGCGGTTGCTCAGCGACCCCAAGGCCCGCTTCGCCCGTGCTCTGGGAAAGTGGGTGGGCGGCGGGTTCAACATCCCCGACGACGACGTCCGCCTCTACATCGACTGCATGCGCCAGCCCGGGCATGCCGAGGCCGGATCCCGTTGGTACCGCTCATT
This genomic stretch from Mycobacterium paragordonae harbors:
- a CDS encoding TetR/AcrR family transcriptional regulator, which translates into the protein MVEELGRPRDPRIDAAVLDATVELLAETGYPGLLVSAIARRAGTSKPAIYRRWPSKAHLVHEAVFPISAATDIPDTGSLRRDLREMICRTKDVLSTPAAKAALPGLIGEMAADPSLHSALLERFGGLIGGGLNDLLAKASARGEIRPDVSAPELAEAVAGVTLLGLLTRPAALDDTWIDRTTTLLLTGIVKGTTA
- a CDS encoding sulfotransferase family protein; translation: MMATMAPECRLDADALCARASADTGLQDFGPADYRERLEVYLSALRDIDGLHPAGVVNFYGQLLQLLKNRLLLADLLRRHPEINDIELRSPVVIAGLPRTGTTHLHNLLASAPTFRTMPYWESNEPFPLASEAGIEPDPRRARMDVAVSVINLVMPHFPLMHEMTTDHVHEEIQLLANDFSTMLFETLAHVPAWRDYYQAHDQSPHYRYLATQLKAMQFLRGGERWLLKSPQHLEQVPVLNGVFPDSIVVFTHRDPVPVALSMVAMITYSARMHRSPVPVEQIAGYWIDRLEQMLNALVRDRDVIGPDRSVDVRFDDFMADELGVAERLYALAGEPFTDAARAAITGYLGGHQRGRLGTVATSFEMFGLAEEDLRARFAPYVDRFLK
- a CDS encoding alpha/beta fold hydrolase; translation: MTISLPVLEGVEHRFIDVGGGVTIHVADAGPADGPAIMLVHGFPENWWEWHALIGPLAADGYRVLCPDLRGAGWSSAPPSTYTKDEMAGDLLTVLDKLGIATVKLAAHDWGGPVAFILMLRHPDRVTGFFGMNTVAPWVKRDLSSVRNIWRLWYQIPISLPVIGPRLLSDPKARFARALGKWVGGGFNIPDDDVRLYIDCMRQPGHAEAGSRWYRSFQTGEMLRWMRGEFNDARVEVPVRWLSGVEDPVITPDLIDGYGDHITDFEVELVEGVGHWIVSQRPDLVLDRLRAFLRV